One window from the genome of Nicotiana sylvestris chromosome 9, ASM39365v2, whole genome shotgun sequence encodes:
- the LOC138878115 gene encoding uncharacterized protein translates to MKKLEETGPMVPKGRKEYNDIDRKAIEKNYLAKKILMCGIGPDEYNKGISSKIAHAKQEQYKQNYDKAAKRNLVPDKQFNRKSAADNIVKQALTAWGDSSNESEREPDAENSSMMVVETKASKYDSLFALMAQSNDDKKDEDDEVNFRDVHRNLKSYSSKKLRSLANVLIDAYYSLVNDKEILTIELGEIEQSRDDLVVCVVDLNETISNLEKEKEALNERKTSVENERDDLIVVFVDLKQTIEDLSNEKHTLEGKITTTEEERDDLLVICTELEENIEGLNREHMNVSLRKGKEVASESYIMLEKELTVVKTSLCSELEKNQQLQAELEKVRIDLEKSLKWTWSSDAITAMYLNNSGNRQGIGFQREKTPYNPHSKYS, encoded by the exons ATGAAGAAGCTTGAAGAAACAGGACCAATGGTACCGAAAGGCAGAAAAGAGTACAACGACATTGACAGAAAAGCTATAGAAAAGAACTAtcttgccaagaaaatcttgatgtgtggcataggacctgatgagtacaacaaA ggcatttcatcaaagattgCCCACGCAAAACAAGAGCAATACAAGCAAAATTATgacaaagcagcaaaaaggaacctggttccagacAAACAATTCAATCGAAAAAGTGCTGCTGACAATATTGTTAAGCAGGCTCTTactgcttggggagactcctctaATGAATCCGAAAGGGAACCAGATGCAGAAAATAGTTCCATGATGGTAGTAGAAACTAAAGCATCAAAGTATGATTCACTGTTCGCGCTGATGGCTCAGTCTAATGATGATAAAAaagatgaagacgatgaggtaaACTTTAGGGATGTTCatagaaatctgaaatcctactcttctaagaagcTAAGGTCGTTAGCTAATGTCCTAATTGATGCCTATTATAGCCTTGTtaatgataaggagatcctgaccatagaactaggagagatcgaacaatctagagatgatctggtggtctgtgtagtggacctaaatgagaccatatctaatcttgaaaaagaaaaagaagcttTGAATGAAAGAAAAACTAGTGtggaaaatgagagagatgacctgATAGTAGTATTTGTTGATCTAAAACAAACAATAGAAGATCTTAGCAATGAGAAACACACCTTAGAAGGAAAAATTACAACTACTGAAGAAGAGAGGGATGACCTTTTAGTGATATGCACCGAACTAGAGGAAAAcattgagggactcaatagagaacatatGAATGTGAGTCTTaggaaagggaaggaagtagctaGTGAGTCATATATCATGCTTGAAAAGGAATTAACTGttgtgaaaactagtctatgtagTGAACTCGAGAAGAATCAACAACTTCAAGCTGAACTGGAGAAAGTAAGAAtcgatcttgagaaatctctgaagtggacctggtcctcagatgctaTCACTGCTATGTATCTTAACAATAGTGGGAATAGGCAGGGcatcgggttccaaagggagaaaactccttacaaccctcacagcaagtaTTCCTGA